The Gemmatimonas phototrophica region TCTCCACGGGACACGACGCGGTCTCGTCGTTCCTGTTCACGGCGCTGCCGCTGGTGGGCTTGTTGTTCCCCGTCTTTCGCGCCGAGTATCTGCTGGGGTTTATTGCGGCGCTGAGTATGGTCTTTGGCGGCGTGTTGCCGCTGATCATTGCCACCGGCGTGGCCATCATGTCGCTGGTGCTGCACGCCACGATCCGTCGCGGGGTGCGCTGGCTCTATGCGCGTCGTGCCACGAGTACGCCGGTGATGTAAACGACGTCCACATGACACGAGATCTGCTGTGGGTTGATAGCCGCGCCGGATTGGCGGTCGGCGCCGCCATGTTTGCCCTGACGGGGTGGCTGAGCCCGTTCTACGGCCTGTCGCGCGAACTGTTGTGGATCATGGGCGCGGCGAATGTGGGCTACGGCCTGTACTCGGGATGGCTGTTCACGCGTCGCCGCCGTAAGCGGAGGGCGATTGTAGTATTGGTGGTAGCCAACGCCACGTGGGCGCTAGGTTGTCTGGTGGCCGCGGTGTATTTCGCGCCGGTGGCGACCGTGTTTGGCGTGCTGCACCTGGCCGGTGAAGGGCTCATTGTGGGGAGCCTGGCGGCGCTGGAGTGGCGTGCCCGTGACGTGCTGGCCACCTCTTCCTGATTTGTATGGCTGCTGAAATAACCACCCGCGTGCTGGACCGCCATGACCTCCACGCGTTGCGCGCGCTTCTGACGGTCTTTGGCGAGGCCTTTGAGGACATGGAGACGTACACGGCGCAGCAGCCCAGCGATGCGTACCTGCAGGAGCTGCTGGCGAGCCCCACGTTTATGGCCGTGGCCGCGTTCGCGCGGGCCGAGGTGGTTGGCGGACTCGCCGGCTATGTGCTCCCCAAGTTCGAGCAGGCGCGGAGCGAGTTCTACATCTACGACTTGGCGGTGCGCGACGCATATCGGCGGCAGGGGGTGGCGACGGCGTGTATTGAGACGCTCAAGTGCGCCGCTGCCGAGCGTGGGGTCGTTGTGATCTTTGTGCAGGCCGACTACGGCGATGATCCGGCGGTGGCACTCTACACCAAACTCGGTACGCGAGAGGATGTGATGCACTTTGATATCACGCCTGCCAGTGCAGACTGATTCTTTTCATATGCAACGCATGCATCGCTTCCCGTTTGTTCGCGAGGTTGCCCGCCTGGCCGCCGGCATTGGAGTGGCATTCACGGTATTTGCCAACCCAGCGCGTGCGCAAAGCACGCCACGCTCGGCCCCACCGAGTGGTCCCACGGTCACCTTGCCACCGGCGCTCGATAAGGTGCTGCGCGACTACGAGGCGGCGTGGCGCAAAGGCGATGCGGCGGCGTTGGCGGCGCTTTTTGCCGACGATGGGTTTGTCCTGCAGACCGGGCGCGCGCCCATTCGGGGGCGGGCGGCGATCACGGCAGCGTACACCGGGCAAGGCGGGTCGCCGCTGGTGCTGCATGCGCTGGCCGGGTCGGTGGCCGATACCGTGGGGTACATCATTGGCACGTACGACTACGGTTCGGCGGGGCCAGCGCAAGGCAAATTCACGCTCACGTTGCGGCGGCGGGCTGGTGGCCCGTGGTTCATCTTTTCCGATATGGACAACAGCACGCGTCGGCCTGAGTAGCGGCGTGGATCAACCACTCTGCGACTGCCACCGTCAATTCGTCGAGACTCTTTATGTCTGATTTACCGGCTGTCTTTGCGGCGCTCACCAAGATCATGCAGCCCTACGCCAGCACGCTGGACGTCAAGAAAGACGACACGAGCGAGCTGTACGTAGACACCACGCACATCCAGAAGAACAAGAAGCCGCTGTTCTTTGGTGCCGTGCAGATCAAGAAGTCGTACGTGAGCTACCATCTCATGCCGGTCTACGTGAAGCCCGAGCTGCTGGATGGGTTATCGCCAGAGCTCACGGCGCGCATGCAGGGTAAGTCGTGCTTCAACTTCTCCAAGGTGGAGGCGCCGCTGTT contains the following coding sequences:
- a CDS encoding AAC(3)-I family aminoglycoside N-acetyltransferase — its product is MAAEITTRVLDRHDLHALRALLTVFGEAFEDMETYTAQQPSDAYLQELLASPTFMAVAAFARAEVVGGLAGYVLPKFEQARSEFYIYDLAVRDAYRRQGVATACIETLKCAAAERGVVVIFVQADYGDDPAVALYTKLGTREDVMHFDITPASAD
- a CDS encoding DUF4440 domain-containing protein, whose amino-acid sequence is MHRFPFVREVARLAAGIGVAFTVFANPARAQSTPRSAPPSGPTVTLPPALDKVLRDYEAAWRKGDAAALAALFADDGFVLQTGRAPIRGRAAITAAYTGQGGSPLVLHALAGSVADTVGYIIGTYDYGSAGPAQGKFTLTLRRRAGGPWFIFSDMDNSTRRPE